The Tessaracoccus aquimaris sequence TGCGCGTGGTGGGCATGACGATGAGCATGTTTGGTTGCTCGTTGCTCGAGGAGCCACGATTCGTCGGCGTGTCGCCGATCGAGCAACCAAACATGCTCAAGTTCTCCCCCGCACCGCGCCTCAGGAGGTCGCCAGGCGCGCCGCGACAGCCGCGAGGGCCGCCACTTCATCGGGGATCGTCTCGCCGGTCGACGGGTCGACGATCGAGGTGTAGACGTGCGGAACGACATGCGTCGCGCCCGCCTCGAGGCACGTCCCGACGACCTGCTCGAAGTTGTCGGGTGCGATCCCTCCGGTCGGCTCGAAGATCGAGATGGATACACATGGCTGCCTGTTGTGTACGCGACCGGTTGCCGGTGTCAGTTCGCTGGGGGCGAGCGGCCGTAGACGCCCTCCCCAGGTGGCAGCGGGTAGGCTGGACGAATGCAATTCGCGCCTATGGATGACCTCCGCAACCCGGCCGTCGCCATTGCGTTTTCCGGCTGGAATGACGCGGGCAACGCCGCGAGCGACCTGTTGCGTCACCTGATGGATGCCTACCCCGGGACCGACCTCGGGCTCATCGACGACGAGCGCTACTGGGACTTCCAGCAGACCCGCCCGATGCTGCACCGGGAGGCCGACGGGCCGTGGATAGAGTGGCCGGCCATCCGGATGCGGGTCGTGCACCACCCGGAGCGCGACATCATCACGGTGCTCGGCCCCGAGCCGAACCTGCTGTGGCGCACGTTCTCGCTCGAACTGGTCAAGGCGCTGCGCCAGGTCGACCCGGAGATCGTGCTGTTCCTCGGCGCGATGCTGAGCGACACCCCCCACACGCGGCCACTGCCGGTCGGCGTCTACTCGACCGACCCGTCGGTCGGCGAGAAGTTCGCCATGGAGGCCAACGACTACACCGGCCCGACCGGGATGATCGGCGTCGCGACTCAGTTGCTGTTGCACGAACGCATCCCTAGCGCCTCGCTGTGGGTGTCCGTGCCGCACTACGTGTCGACGCCGCCGAACCCGAAGGCGCAGGAGGCCCTCCTGACGGAACTCGAGACGGTGCTGCGCGTCAGCCTCGACCACGCCGAAATCCCGGAGGAGGCGGCGAAGTGGAGCCTCGCCGTCGACCAGTTGAGCCAGCAGGACCCCGACATCGCCGAGTACATCGGCCAGTTGGAGGAGGCACGCGACGCCGAGGAGGTCGAGGGCGCCACGGGCGACACCATCGCCGCCGAGTTGGAGAAGTTCCTCCGCCGCCAGGGCGACGACCCCCAACCCCCCGCTGGCTCCTGACCCTTCCCATTGGCAGGCGAACCTTCCGACGCCCTGCGCTCGCGAGTGGGGACGCTTGGCAGGCTAGGCGTTGAGCAGCATTGCGTGTTCGTTTCCGAGTTGAACGTGAAAACGCGGCTCTCCGGCCATCGAACCCGGGTTACTGCACAACCCCAGTCCCACCGGCACCGGCACCGGTCGGCAATCACCGGCGGGAGGCGGACCTGTCGGCCCTGTGCTCGCGGCCGGGGACGCTTGGTTGGCTAGGCGTTGAGCAGCATTGCGTGTTCGTTTCCGAGTTGAACGTGAAAGCGCGGCTCTCCGGCCATCGAACCCGCGTTACTGCTCAACCCCAGTCCCACCGGCACCGGTCGACAATCACCGGCGGGAGGCGGCCGGTCGGACGGGCTCGCGGCCGGAGACGCTTGGATGGCTAGGCGCTGAGCAGCATTGCGTGTTCGTCTCCGAGTTGAACGTGAAAACGCGGCTCTCCGGCCAACGAACCCGCGTTACTGCTCAACCCCAGTCCCACCGGCCGGGTCGGCGGTCAGTGGCGGCAGGCGGCAACGGCCAGTTCGCGGAGATCGCGGACCATCTTGTTCGGGTCGTCGGAGTTGTAGACGGCCGAGCCGGCCACGAACGTGTCGGCGCCCGCCTCGGCGCAGCGCTCGATGGTCTCGGCGCTGACGCCGCCGTCGACCTGCAGCCAGATCGGACGGTCGCCGAGCAGTTCGCGGGTGCGGCGGATCTTCGGGAGGACCAGGTCGAGGAACCTCTGCCCGCCGAAGCCCGGTTCGACCGTCATCAGCAGGATCATGTCCAACTCGTCGAGCATGTCCTCAAACTGCTCGATGGGTGTGGCCGGCTTCAGCGCCATCGACGCGCGGGCGCCCTTGGCGCGCAACTCGCGGGCCAGCCGGATGGGCGCCTTTGCCGCCTCGACGTGGAACGTGACCGACTCGGCTCCCGCCTCGGCATAGGCAGGTGCCCAGCGGTCGGGCTCGTCGATCATCAGGTGGATGTCGAGCATCTGGGTGGTCGCCTTGCGCAGCGACTCCACCACGGGCAGCCCGATCGACAGGTTCGGAACGAAGCGGTAGTCCATCACGTCGACGTGAATTGCGTCAGCGTCGGAAATCCGGGCGACCTCGTCGGCGAGGTGCGCAAAGTCGGCGTTGAGAATGCTCGGGGTGATTCGCATGCTGGCACCATATCCAACCCGCGGATGCGGGTCACGCTGCCCGTCGTCAGTAGCGACAGCGGCGACTTCGCTAAGGGGCGATCTGCCCCTCTGCGATCCACGCGGCACCGTCGGCCGCCACCATCGACGCACGGCTCGGCGCGGTCATCGAGGGTCGCCAGATCCTCAGGACATCGTCAGGGTCTCGGGCCGCGCCCCCGGGACGCTGAGCGAAGGAGAATGCACCATGGCTCTGGCATGTCCGGCACGTCTCGAAGACAGCGATCGGGCAACCGATCAGGTCTCGGGCGCTCCCCTGCGCATGCTGGCCGCTGACGCCGTCCAGTCGGTACGGTGGTCGCTGCGCGCACGGCGCGACCCTGTCAGGGTGACGCCAACAACCATCCCCAGCCGGGTGAGCGACCGCTAGATGTACTGACCGGACAGGTTGGTTGAAGCAGTGCGATGACACGCGCTGAGGAGTGAGGACGTAGGGAGGGCCCTTCAGGTTGGGTGGGAGTTGCGAAACCATCACCGCCAGAAAGGCCCTCTTGTGTCCCACGCTAACGCAGCTCTGACCCCACGCGCTCGTTTGACCGTCGCCAGACTCGTCGTCGAGCAGGGGGTGCCCGTCTCCGAGGTCGCCGCCAGGTTCCAGTGCTCCTGGGCAACGGTGAAGCGTTGGGCCGACCGGTACCTGGCCGGTTGGTTCGCTGCCCGCGGGGTCAAGGTCGAGCGGGTCCTTTCCGACAACGGAGCGGCCTACAAATCGAATCTTTGGCACCAGGTCTGCAGCCAGTTCGGCATCACGGTGAAGAAGACCCGCCCGTATCGGCCGCAGACCAACGGGAAGATCGAACGGTTCCACCGAACCCTCGCAGATGGCTGGGGCTACGCCCGCTGCTACCAATCAGAAACCGAGCGTCGAGATGCCCTCGCGGGATGGCTGCATCACTACAATCACCACAGACCCCACACAGCCTGCGGGAACCTCTCACCGATCACCCGGTTGACCAACGTCCCCGATCAGTACAGCTAGAGCAGCGCAATGATTGCTGCTGCGTGGCAGGCGACGGCGAAGCAAGCGCCCACGAGCATGCCGGGCAGCCGAGACACGGCTCCGATCACCGCGTCAGCAATCTGGGCGAACACGGCGACTCCTAGCAGGAGCGGAAGAACCACCGAGGTCGAGGGAAGCCAGACCGCGACCCCGACAGCCAACCCCAGGGGGATCGCACGAACGGCGTACATCGCCGGATAGAAGCGGCTCTCGGTGCGCTTCGGTGATGGCGGGGCGATGAGGCCAGGGCTGATCAGCGCCGCGACGCCGAAGCCGGCTGAAGCAAGGGCGGCCAGCGTGTTGAGTAGGGCGATCCACCACGGCATGATCGTTCACCATCCAATCGTTCAGTAATGAATGATTCACACGCTACACTACTGAGTGTGAACGAGAGCAACCAGGAAACGATCCTCGCCGCGGCCTGCTTCCGGCTCGGCCTACTGGGAGCGAGGATCACGCAGGAGTTCTCCGTACGCGTCGAAGAGGTCGGGATCACGCACAAGCAGGTTGGGCTGCTCGCTGTCGTCAGCGCAGGGCTCGCTCGCTCTCAGCGCGATATCGCATCGCTCCTCCACGTCGCCCCCAGCCTGGTCGTTTCGCTGGTCGATCAGCTCATCGAAGCCGGGGCCGTCACTCGCTCACGCAGCGCCACGGATCGTCGGGTCCAGGTCATCGAACTCACCGACCGAGGCCGTGGACTGCTGGCCGCGAGCACGCGCGCGGCGGCCGACGTCGACGCCGAGTTCCGAGCCGGCCTCTCCCCAGCGGGACGGTCGGCGCTGGACGTGCTGCTGCTGGACCTCGACGCACGGCACCCCGTCACGTTCGCCGAATCGTGAAGTAGGCACGTCACCCAGCGTCGGCTTGCAGCCCAATGGGCCTGTTGTTGCGCAGCAGGTAGCGCGACTGATT is a genomic window containing:
- a CDS encoding KDGP aldolase, producing the protein MHSSSLPAATWGGRLRPLAPSELTPATGRVHNRQPCVSISIFEPTGGIAPDNFEQVVGTCLEAGATHVVPHVYTSIVDPSTGETIPDEVAALAAVAARLATS
- a CDS encoding proteasome assembly chaperone family protein; translated protein: MQFAPMDDLRNPAVAIAFSGWNDAGNAASDLLRHLMDAYPGTDLGLIDDERYWDFQQTRPMLHREADGPWIEWPAIRMRVVHHPERDIITVLGPEPNLLWRTFSLELVKALRQVDPEIVLFLGAMLSDTPHTRPLPVGVYSTDPSVGEKFAMEANDYTGPTGMIGVATQLLLHERIPSASLWVSVPHYVSTPPNPKAQEALLTELETVLRVSLDHAEIPEEAAKWSLAVDQLSQQDPDIAEYIGQLEEARDAEEVEGATGDTIAAELEKFLRRQGDDPQPPAGS
- the rpe gene encoding ribulose-phosphate 3-epimerase, whose translation is MRITPSILNADFAHLADEVARISDADAIHVDVMDYRFVPNLSIGLPVVESLRKATTQMLDIHLMIDEPDRWAPAYAEAGAESVTFHVEAAKAPIRLARELRAKGARASMALKPATPIEQFEDMLDELDMILLMTVEPGFGGQRFLDLVLPKIRRTRELLGDRPIWLQVDGGVSAETIERCAEAGADTFVAGSAVYNSDDPNKMVRDLRELAVAACRH
- a CDS encoding integrase core domain-containing protein; the encoded protein is MSHANAALTPRARLTVARLVVEQGVPVSEVAARFQCSWATVKRWADRYLAGWFAARGVKVERVLSDNGAAYKSNLWHQVCSQFGITVKKTRPYRPQTNGKIERFHRTLADGWGYARCYQSETERRDALAGWLHHYNHHRPHTACGNLSPITRLTNVPDQYS
- a CDS encoding MarR family winged helix-turn-helix transcriptional regulator → MNESNQETILAAACFRLGLLGARITQEFSVRVEEVGITHKQVGLLAVVSAGLARSQRDIASLLHVAPSLVVSLVDQLIEAGAVTRSRSATDRRVQVIELTDRGRGLLAASTRAAADVDAEFRAGLSPAGRSALDVLLLDLDARHPVTFAES